GGAGATGGCCGGAGCGTGCATCGCTCAGATCGACGCTGGCCTGCTCGTGCTGGTGGGCGTTGAGCGTGGCGATGCAAAGCCACAGGCGGACCGTCTGCTCCAGCGCCTCCTCGGCTACCGGGTATTCGCCGATGACCAAGGACGCATGAACCGAAGCCTCACGCAGCTGGCCGGTGGCCTGTTGCTGGTTCCCCAGTTCACCCTGGCTGCCGACACCACCAGCGGCATGCGAGCGAGCTTCACGTCGGCTGCGCCGCCGGACGAGGGTGAAGCCCTATTTGCGTATCTTGTTGAGCAGGCACGACTTAATCACCAGGGTAGGGTCGCATGCGGCAAGTTTGGTGCGGACATGCAGGTGTCTCTCGTGAATGATGGTCCGGTGACCTTTTCCCTGAGGGTTGTGTCAACTGAGCGTCGCTTTTGAACTGATATACTCCGCGCCTAATCTTCAGACCTGCACTCGTTTCTGGGAGGATCCATGGGAATCGGCGGCATCGGCATCTGGCAGCTTCTCATCGTCCTCGGGATCGTTGTAGTGATCTTTGGGACCGGCAGGCTGCGCACC
This DNA window, taken from Pseudomonadota bacterium, encodes the following:
- the dtd gene encoding D-aminoacyl-tRNA deacylase, with protein sequence MIGLLQRVSCAGVEMAGACIAQIDAGLLVLVGVERGDAKPQADRLLQRLLGYRVFADDQGRMNRSLTQLAGGLLLVPQFTLAADTTSGMRASFTSAAPPDEGEALFAYLVEQARLNHQGRVACGKFGADMQVSLVNDGPVTFSLRVVSTERRF